One genomic window of Cydia fagiglandana chromosome 20, ilCydFagi1.1, whole genome shotgun sequence includes the following:
- the LOC134674741 gene encoding leucine-rich repeat-containing protein 47-like gives MGVWPEVTTVKNENRHEIKLSGASISKRISEEGLDNNLFQLTNLNLLNISDTCLTIIPDDINRLVNLQSLLLFGNKLQDFNENITSLRKLKVLDLSRNEIKSIPDSLNKMKELTSINLSSNQIEAMPKFVDFPNLIIVDVSNNKLTEFIDLEGAHLPHLTDLKLKGNAIETIPSYLPQSLPSLKNYDMGDNKIKVVPGELANLQKLKELNLKGNKLADKRLMKLVDQCRTKQVLDYVREHCPRSDSQAQTKGKGKKGAKKQEDPPIEEAVCDLCHSMKILYVEDNIPNVQIIESQVSAVRPFIVCCIVNDLNFTEASFKKFIQMQTKLHDTVCEKRNVATIATHDLKKIAPGNLTYTAKPPNVLKLVPLGRSKPFTGEQLFQQLVAEADALRKEKKRNVYSGIHKYLYLLEGKPKYPCLQDSNGQVISFPPITNSEVTKMSHESTSMFVEVTSHASLGACKTVLDKFLLETLLLGQAGDQGYHTLNVQQVKIVDTEGNLKSVYPSRTDCVYEDAANVKVFRLPKK, from the exons ATGGGAGTTTGGCCAGAGGTAACAACTGTAAAAAATGAGAACAGACATGAAATCAAGCTGTCTGGCGCGTCAATATCCAAACGAATATCCGAGGAAGGTTTAGATAACAACTTGTTCCAATTAACCAATTTAAACCTTCTAAATATTAGTGATACGTGCCTCACGATTATTCCCGATGATATCAATAGGTTAGTTAACCTACAATCGCTGTTATTATTCGGAAACAAACTGCAAGACTTTAACGAAAATATAACCTCTCTGCGCAAGTTAAAGGTGCTCGATTTGTCCAGAAACGAGATTAAAAGTATCCCAGACAGCCTGAATAAGATGAAAGAATTGACTAGCATCAATTTAAGTTCGAACCAAATCGAAGCTATGCCGAAATTCGTCGATTTTCCCAACTTAATTATAGTTGATGTGTCTAATAACAAATTAACCGAGTTTATAGACCTGGAAGGCGCTCATTTGCCTCATTTGACGGATCTGAAGCTGAAAGGCAACGCTATTGAGACAATCCCTAGCTATTTACCGCAAAGTTTGCCGTCGCTGAAGAACTATGATATGGGTGATAACAAAATCAAAGTTGTACCGGGGGAACTCGCCAATCTACAAAAACTAAaag AACTAAACCTCAAAGGCAACAAACTCGCTGACAAGCGTCTCATGAAACTAGTCGACCAGTGCCGCACCAAGCAAGTCCTAGATTACGTCAGGGAACACTGCCCGAGGAGTGATTCTCAAGCCCAGAcaaaaggaaaaggaaaaaaggGCGCCAAAAAACAAGAAGACCCACCTATCGAAGAAGCTGTCTGTGATCTATGCCATTCAATGAAGATTCTATATGTTGAAGATAATATTCCTAACGTACAAATCATAGAGTCTCAAGTTAGCGCTGTCCGTCCGTTCATAGTGTGTTGTATCGTTAATGATCTGAACTTTACGGAGGCGTCTTTTAAGAAGTTCATTCAGATGCAGACGAAGCTGCATGACACGGTGTGCGAGAAGAGAAACGTTGCTACTATAGCCACACATGACTTGAAGAAAATTGCACCTG GAAACCTAACCTACACAGCGAAGCCACCGAATGTTCTCAAGCTGGTGCCACTGGGGCGCTCCAAGCCTTTCACCGGTGAACAGCTGTTCCAACAGCTGGTGGCGGAGGCCGACGCCCTCAGGAAGGAGAAGAAAAGAAATGTCTACTCGGGGATACATAA GTATTTATACCTACTGGAGGGCAAGCCGAAGTACCCGTGCCTGCAGGACTCCAACGGGCAGGTGATCAGCTTCCCGCCCATCACCAACTCGGAAGTCACTAAG ATGTCGCACGAGAGCACGAGTATGTTCGTGGAGGTGACCTCCCACGCGTCGCTCGGCGCCTGCAAGACTGTCCTCGACAAGTTCCTGCTGGAAACGCTGCTGCTGGGGCAGGCTGGAGACCAGGGCTACCACACGCTGAACGTGCAGCAG GTGAAGATAGTGGACACAGAAGGCAACCTGAAGAGCGTGTACCCATCGCGAACGGACTGCGTGTACGAGGACGCGGCAAACGTCAAAGTGTTCCGGCTGCCCAAGAAATAA
- the LOC134674634 gene encoding DNA repair and recombination protein RAD54-like yields MRRSLAPSQLGSGDSVFKSPLLNSTKRKKRECTKTVAPRTLTQSMSTSEHENLIKEILSKPFKVPIPNYVSSYCSKSLGLKRTQVRRALHDPDEPNALVLYRPPHIPEHEKMKMNPKDIRVAVVVDPVLGNILRPHQRDGVKFMYDCVTGKQIENAFGCIMADEMGLGKTLQCITLLWTLLRQSPDCKPTICKAIIVCPSSLVKNWYNEIQKWLASRINALAMDGGSKADITLKLQQFMNTYSATRVATPVLIISYETFRIYSNILHSSEVGLVLCDEGHRLKNSENQTYQALMGLKAKRRILISGTPIQNDLTEYFSLVHFVNEGILGTAQEFKKKYENAILRGQDALATELEREKAQECLATLTGIVNKCMIRRTSSLLTKYLPVKFEQVICVKMTRLQTQLYKNFIDSDAIRNKFSGNGEKNTLSALSSITTLKKLCNHPDLIYDKILERSEGFENAIDLLPSNYDIKDVKPEYSGKLMILDCILANLKTNTDDKIVLVSNYTQTLDLFEKLCRKRCYQYVRLDGSMTIKKRAKVVESFNNKESKEWIFMLSSKAGGCGLNLIGANRLIMFDPDWNPANDDQAMARVWRDGQKKPCYIYRLLATGTIEEKIFQRQAHKKALSDTVVDQNEESLRHFTSEDLKDLFRLEENTLSDTHTKFKCRRCVNNIQVTLPPENSDCTSDLSNWYHCADKKNLADLVLKQCWDLAKSISFVFHHRSAKTEAQNEIENKENVQEKKRRKIEIDEDYSEPDDSADEDYA; encoded by the coding sequence ATGCGGCGCAGTCTAGCGCCAAGCCAACTCGGCTCCGGGGATAGTGTTTTTAAAAGCCCTCTGCTAAATTCGACCAAACGCAAGAAGCGGGAATGCACGAAGACGGTCGCACCTCGAACCCTCACTCAATCCATGTCTACATCAGAACACGAGAATTTAATCAAAGAGATATTGAGCAAGCCATTCAAAGTGCCCATTCCTAACTACGTTTCGTCGTATTGCAGTAAAAGTTTGGGGTTAAAACGGACACAAGTCAGACGAGCATTACACGACCCTGATGAGCCGAATGCCTTGGTCCTGTATCGTCCTCCACACATACCGGAGCATGAAAAGATGAAGATGAACCCAAAGGACATAAGAGTAGCTGTTGTGGTCGATCCCGTACTAGGAAATATACTAAGACCGCATCAGCGAGATGGAGTTAAATTTATGTATGACTGTGTGACTGGAAAGCAGATAGAAAACGCTTTTGGCTGTATTATGGCTGACGAAATGGGTCTCGGGAAGACTCTGCAATGCATAACTTTGCTATGGACATTGTTAAGACAGAGCCCGGATTGTAAACCAACCATTTGCAAGGCAATCATCGTGTGCCCAAGCAGTTTGGTCAAGAACTGGTATAATGAGATACAGAAATGGCTTGCGTCGAGGATTAATGCTTTAGCTATGGATGGAGGCTCTAAAGCAGACATAACCTTGAAGCTACAGCAATTCATGAACACATACTCTGCTACTAGAGTTGCTACTCCAGTGTTGATAATCTCCTATGAGACATTCAGGATATACTCAAATATACTTCACTCATCAGAGGTTGGCTTGGTCCTCTGTGACGAAGGCCATAGATTAAAGAATAGCGAGAATCAGACGTACCAAGCACTGATGGGTTTGAAAGCTAAAAGGAGGATTTTGATCTCGGGCACGCCTATTCAAAATGACTTGACTGAATATTTCAGTTTGGTACACTTTGTCAATGAAGGGATTCTTGGAACAGCACAAGAGTTCAAGAAGAAATACGAAAACGCAATTTTAAGAGGCCAGGATGCCTTAGCAACTGAGCTAGAGAGAGAAAAGGCGCAAGAATGCCTAGCTACTCTCACTGGAATAGTCAACAAATGTATGATCCGAAGGACAAGCAGCCTGCTCACAAAATACTTGCCGGTCAAGTTTGAACAGGTCATTTGCGTGAAAATGACTCGACTTCAGACACAGTTATACAAGAACTTCATCGATTCTGATGCAATCCGGAATAAATTCTCCGGCAATGGGGAGAAGAATACTTTGAGTGCCTTGTCAAGCATCACAACACTGAAAAAGCTCTGCAACCATCCTGACCTGATTTATGACAAGATCCTTGAAAGATCAGAAGGTTTTGAAAATGCAATAGACTTGCTACCAAGCAACTATGACATTAAAGATGTCAAGCCCGAATACTCGGGAAAACTCATGATTCTAGACTGCATTCTCGCTAATCTGAaaacaaacacagatgacaagATAGTCCTTGTATCAAACTACACACAAACTTTAGATCTGTTTGAAAAGCTTTGCCGTAAACGATGCTACCAATACGTAAGACTGGATGGCTCTATGACGATCAAAAAACGAGCGAAAGTTGTTGAGAGCTTCAACAATAAGGAATCTAAAGAATGGATCTTCATGTTGAGTTCTAAAGCAGGAGGATGCGGATTGAATCTCATCGGAGCAAACCGTTTGATCATGTTCGATCCAGATTGGAACCCGGCTAACGATGACCAAGCCATGGCTCGAGTGTGGCGAGACGGACAGAAGAAACCATGCTACATCTACCGACTCCTAGCCACAGGAACCATAGAAGAGAAGATATTCCAACGACAAGCCCACAAGAAAGCCCTAAGCGACACTGTTGTTGACCAAAATGAGGAGTCTCTAAGGCATTTCACTTCAGAAGACCTGAAAGACTTGTTTAGATTGGAAGAGAACACATTGTCAGATACACACACCAAGTTTAAATGCCGTAGATGTGTAAATAACATCCAAGTCACATTACCTCCGGAGAATTCTGATTGTACATCAGACTTATCCAACTGGTATCACTGTGCCGATAAGAAAAACTTGGCAGATCTTGTTCTCAAGCAATGCTGGGACCTTGCAAAGAGTATTTCCTTCGTTTTCCATCACCGCTCAGCTAAAACTGAAGCGCAGAACGAGATAGAGAATAAGGAAAATGTACAGGAAAAGAAGAGAAGGAAGATTGAGATAGATGAAGATTATTCGGAGCCTGATGACAGTGCTGATGAAGATTATGCTTAG
- the LOC134674901 gene encoding retinitis pigmentosa 1-like 1 protein: MKSWKAIVFLLVATGQVFADLPAFPENVRQAGARIVSGWEAREGQIPWQLSLRMVNPTGTVSACGGSIIHPEWGLTAAHCTANRVTMVIRAGAVSLWRPELIFETYEYYNHPLYIEALQGTVQPHDIAILKFQRSIPFSDRVQPIRVQRSAEKDRNYDGVRLAASGWGRTWTDGASPENLQWVYLRGDTNERCRDAYVGFDIVVDSTICASGYNLTSQSTCSGDSGGPLVELEEDGKYTLVGVTSFVSIEGCHVDAPAGFIRPGHYHDWVTQVTGINFDNWELEPPKSSSESESSESSSSESKSSESKSSESKSSESKSNESSESSQEKSESKDSSESKESKETSESESKAASESESNSKESSESKSKETSESDSKETAEAESQETTETESKETTEAESNETPEVESIETPEAESNETSEAESNETPEVESNESPEAVSQETNETESNETPEAESKETAEAESNETPEAESNETPEAESNERPEAESNETPEAESNERPEAESNETPEAESNERPEAESNESPEAESNETPEAESNETSEAESNETPEAESNETPEAESNETPEAASNETTEAESNETPDAESNEIPEAESNENPEVESNETPEAESNESPEVESNESPEAESNETPEAVSQETTEAESKESTEAESIETPEAESEETTEETSEEVQSRLFWSVFRGAFAGF; the protein is encoded by the exons GTATTCGCTGACCTGCCTGCGTTCCCTGAAAATGTTCGTC AAGCCGGTGCCCGTATCGTGTCCGGCTGGGAGGCACGGGAAGGCCAGATCCCGTGGCAGCTGTCCCTGCGGATGGTGAACCCCACCGGCACCGTGAGCGCCTGCGGGGGCTCCATCATACACCCCGAGTGGGGCCTCACCGCTGCGCATTGCACCGCTAA CCGCGTAACCATGGTGATAAGAGCTGGAGCAGTCAGTCTCTGGCGTCCTGAACTCATCTTCGAGACCTACGAGTACTACAACCACCCCCTATACATTGAGGCCCTGCAAGGCACCGTGCAACCACATGACATAGCCATATTGAAGTTCCAACGTAGTATCCCCTTCTCTG ATCGTGTACAACCCATCCGAGTGCAGCGCTCAGCGGAGAAAGACCGGAACTATGACGGAGTCAGACTTGCAGCATCCGGCTGGGGCCGCACGTGGACTGACG GAGCTTCTCCAGAGAACCTGCAGTGGGTCTACCTGCGAGGAGACACAAACGAGCGTTGTCGGGACGCCTATGTCGGCTTCGACATAGTAGTGGATTCCACGATCTGCGCCAGTGGTTACAACCTCACCAGCCAATCTACTTGCTCG GGTGATAGCGGAGGTCCTCTCGTGGAGTTGGAAGAAGACGGCAAATACACGCTGGTCGGAGTCACCTCCTTCGTGTCCATTGAAGGTTGCCATGTCGACGCTCCTGCTG GATTCATCCGTCCCGGCCATTACCACGATTGGGTCACTCAGGTAACCGGTATCAACTTCGACAACTGGGAGCTGGAACCACCAAAAAGCTCCAGCGAGTCCGAATCCAGCGAGTCAAGCTCCAGCGAGTCAAAATCCAGCGAATCCAAATCTAGCGAGTCGAAATCCAGTGAGTCAAAATCCAATGAATCTAGCGAGTCTAGTCAAGAAAAATCAGAATCGAAGGACTCTTCTGAATCTAAGGAAAGTAAGGAAACCTCTGAGAGCGAGTCTAAGGCGGCGTCCGAGTCAGAATCTAATTCTAAGGAATCATCCGAGAGCAAATCTAAGGAAACCTCCGAGTCTGACTCCAAGGAAACAGCTGAAGCTGAATCCCAGGAGACCACAGAAACCGAATCAAAAGAGACCACTGAAGCTGAATCTAATGAAACCCCTGAGGTCGAATCAATTGAAACTCCTGAGGCCGAATCGAATGAAACCTCTGAGGCCGAATCTAACGAAACTCCTGAAGTTGAATCTAATGAAAGCCCTGAGGCCGTATCCCAAGAAACCAATGAGACCGAATCAAATGAAACGCCTGAAGCCGAGTCCAAGGAGACCGCTGAGGCTGAATCGAATGAAACCCCTGAGGCCGAATCTAATGAAACCCCTGAGGCCGAATCTAATGAACGGCCTGAGGCTGAATCTAATGAAACCCCTGAGGCCGAATCTAATGAACGGCCTGAGGCTGAATCTAATGAAACCCCTGAGGCCGAATCTAATGAACGGCCTGAGGCTGAATCTAATGAAAGCCCTGAGGCTGAATCGAATGAAACTCCTGAGGCCGAATCTAATGAAACATCTGAGGCCGAATCGAATGAAACTCCTGAGGCCGAATCTAATGAAACCCCTGAGGCTGAATCGAATGAAACTCCTGAGGCCGCATCTAATGAAACCACTGAGGCCGAATCGAATGAAACTCCTGACGCCGAATCTAATGAAATCCCTGAAGCCGAATCTAATGAAAACCCTGAGGTCGAATCGAATGAAACTCCTGAGGCCGAATCAAATGAAAGCCCTGAGGTCGAATCGAATGAAAGTCCTGAGGCTGAATCTAACGAAACCCCTGAGGCCGTATCCCAAGAAACCACTGAGGCCGAATCTAAGGAGTCCACTGAGGCTGAATCTATTGAAACCCCTGAGGCCGAATCAGAGGAAACAACCGAAGAGACTAGCGAGGAAGTCCAGTCTCGTCTTTTCTGGTCGGTCTTCCGCGGTGCTTTCGCAggattttaa
- the LOC134674635 gene encoding trypsin-7-like yields MAAAYLLVLFIFGVVQSEPLQRDNDPAIIEDLRMGNGGRIVAGWEAKDGQIPYQISLRMVSHLGAVSSCGGSIIHHEWVITAAHCVANRPTFVIRLGLTNLTRPEYLVETSRKFIHPKYNEVSAGVQTDDIALLGLEQSIPYGEFIQPCRLQNSEKKNNVYTGIVLTVSGYGRTDDPINGGVASEILRWVHLRGISNEECRQWYGGSTVVQDETICAEYYNDTAQSSCQGDSGGPLTEVDLDGKPTMVGIVSFGSSAGCNSPFPSAYVRPGHYHDWFLEITGINFDWSTADLQPSYKPIQLPVEGLQV; encoded by the exons ATGGCGGCCGCGTACCTTCTAGTTTTGTTTATCTTTGGGGTGGTTCAG AGTGAACCTCTCCAAAGAGATAATGATCCCGCTATCATTGAGGACTTGCGAATGG GTAACGGTGGCCGTATCGTGGCCGGCTGGGAAGCCAAAGACGGCCAGATCCCTTACCAGATCAGCCTCCGCATGGTCAGCCATCTCGGCGCGGTGTCCTCCTGCGGAGGTTCCATCATCCACCACGAGTGGGTCATCACTGCCGCCCACTGCGTGGCCAA CCGTCCAACCTTCGTGATCCGCCTTGGGCTGACCAACCTCACTCGCCCAGAGTACCTCGTGGAAACTTCCCGCAAATTCATCCACCCCAAATACAACGAAGTGTCGGCGGGCGTGCAGACTGATGATATCGCGCTGCTGGGCCTTGAGCAGAGCATTCCTTACGGAG AATTCATCCAGCCCTGCCGTCTGCAGAACAGCGAGAAGAAGAACAACGTCTACACCGGAATAGTCCTCACCGTCAGCGGCTACGGCAGGACTGACGATCCCATCAACG GTGGTGTGGCTTCTGAGATCCTCCGCTGGGTGCACCTGCGAGGCATCTCCAACGAGGAATGCAGGCAGTGGTACGGCGGCAGCACCGTCGTCCAGGACGAGACCATCTGCGCTGAATACTATAACGACACAGCACAGTCATCTTGCCAG GGTGACAGCGGCGGTCCCCTGACGGAAGTGGACTTGGACGGCAAGCCGACCATGGTGGGCATCGTCAGCTTCGGTTCCTCGGCTGGCTGCAACAGCCCCTTCCCCtctg CGTACGTCCGTCCCGGCCACTACCACGACTGGTTCCTCGAGATAACTGGCATCAACTTCGACTGGTCCACCGCAGACCTGCAGCCTTCATACAAACCCATACAACTGCCTGTTGAAGGCCTTCAAGTCTAG